The DNA region GCCGCGGTACGGGCGGCGGATCCGGGACAAACGCCGCTACATACCTGGTCGTGGCCGATTCAGGGTCCAACAGTGTTCCCGTGCTGGGCATTGCCGCGACAGGCAACATAACCCCGGTCGCAGGTTCGCCGTTTATCGCCGGGGCGCAGCCCATCGCTGTCGCGATCGCGCCTAACGGAAAGTTCATCTACGTCGCCAACATGAACTCCAGCACCGTATCGGCGTTCACGATTGCAGCCAATGGCACACTCAGCAGCGTAGGGGCTGCCGCAGCTAACACTGGATCCCAACCGGGCACTCTCGCTGTCGATCCCAGCGGAAAGTTCCTTATCGTAGGCAACCAGACCTCGCTGAGCCTTTCCATTTTCTCCATCAACGCAAGCACCGGGGCGCTGTCTGAAGTCGCGGCCGTTTCGCCCATGACGGTATCGTTCAGCCCGCGTGCCATCGTCTTCAGTGGAACGTTCGTATACGTCGAATCCGCGACCGGCATCGCCGGATTCCGGCTAGACACCGCAACGGGCGCGCTCGCAGCCATGGCGGGATCGCCGTTCACCCCGGCCACAATCTTGAACAACATCGCTGTCTCGCCGAACGGCAGATTCCTATACGCGCTTGATGGTAGCTCGAATCAGGTGCTCACCTTCGCACTCGATCCCAACACCGGAATACCTGTGGCGCAAGCTGGCGCCATCGCCTCCGGCGCCGATCCTGTGGCAATGCAGTTTGACCCGACAGGCAAGTTCCTTTACGTCGCCAACAGAAGCAGCAACGCCATCACGCAACTCAACGCCAATGCAACGACGGGCGCGTTGACCGCCGGAATTACCATCACAGACGTCGCGCAACCGACTGCGCTGGCTTACGACTCCATTAACAATCTGTTGTTTGTCATAAACAGTGGGAACCGGGTTTCCGTTTTCACTGTGACGGCCTCAACAGGCGCTTTGACGCCCGTGACCGGCTCGCCGTTCACCGTCGGAACTGCTCCTGCGTCAATGGCGGTGGCAAGG from Clostridia bacterium includes:
- a CDS encoding beta-propeller fold lactonase family protein, yielding MPSLRSMGVLLCAVLSLAVTSLVWTGCDGNTGVTPGRGTGGGSGTNAATYLVVADSGSNSVPVLGIAATGNITPVAGSPFIAGAQPIAVAIAPNGKFIYVANMNSSTVSAFTIAANGTLSSVGAAAANTGSQPGTLAVDPSGKFLIVGNQTSLSLSIFSINASTGALSEVAAVSPMTVSFSPRAIVFSGTFVYVESATGIAGFRLDTATGALAAMAGSPFTPATILNNIAVSPNGRFLYALDGSSNQVLTFALDPNTGIPVAQAGAIASGADPVAMQFDPTGKFLYVANRSSNAITQLNANATTGALTAGITITDVAQPTALAYDSINNLLFVINSGNRVSVFTVTASTGALTPVTGSPFTVGTAPASMAVARP